A stretch of Desulfotalea psychrophila LSv54 DNA encodes these proteins:
- a CDS encoding class II fructose-bisphosphate aldolase, translating into MSVDAYFEKALEVGRPPNIVQLFPNSEALLVSGKVVDRALKAKGSAMTIAANGRNHIIIRGVLEAAQRADAAVIIEIARSECNYCPTNFYNIARQVDAVCNELGVTVPVAIHADHYVIKSEADLPYARMELPSMFEAGVTSVAIDASHMADDLNLLANIDLCQYIPTWAGLETEVGEIKGAQGLSTVDDATFLIRGLNAHGIFADWIALNNGSTHGIESSGQGIQVELTSQIHEALAPYGVSGAQHGTSGNNSEKLRAIAAGTHTTKANVATALQMVAWGVEVNDYGNAIIDDAGHFKKIEGAGLSEELWEEMVAYADADGVSADNYKWLNLHFEKKIMAQPKPIRERMIKLVADFSYDLLTNVFNAAGTGAIARKLLVEMDTYDLEAKAEQIEDPAEWTKEKIIARAKTLVVDKGPEGDFDD; encoded by the coding sequence ATGTCAGTGGATGCATATTTTGAAAAGGCACTGGAGGTTGGTCGACCACCAAATATAGTACAGTTGTTCCCTAATTCTGAGGCATTACTGGTGAGTGGCAAGGTTGTTGATCGGGCCCTGAAGGCTAAGGGAAGTGCGATGACCATTGCGGCTAATGGCCGGAATCACATTATTATCCGTGGCGTTTTAGAGGCAGCTCAGCGTGCCGATGCTGCAGTGATTATTGAGATTGCCCGTTCAGAATGTAACTACTGCCCGACAAATTTTTATAATATTGCCAGACAGGTTGATGCCGTTTGTAATGAGCTTGGTGTAACCGTGCCCGTTGCCATCCATGCTGATCACTATGTGATCAAATCCGAGGCAGATCTACCCTATGCCCGTATGGAACTGCCCTCTATGTTTGAGGCAGGTGTGACCTCCGTTGCCATTGATGCCTCCCATATGGCTGACGACCTGAATCTGTTGGCTAATATTGATCTTTGCCAATATATTCCTACCTGGGCAGGGCTTGAAACAGAGGTGGGTGAGATTAAGGGAGCCCAAGGGCTTTCCACCGTTGATGATGCCACTTTTTTGATCAGGGGCCTCAATGCTCATGGAATATTTGCCGATTGGATCGCACTTAATAATGGCTCTACCCATGGTATTGAGTCCAGTGGTCAGGGAATTCAGGTGGAGCTTACCTCTCAGATTCACGAGGCCTTGGCACCCTATGGCGTGTCCGGTGCTCAGCATGGAACCTCTGGTAATAACTCTGAAAAGCTTCGTGCCATTGCTGCAGGTACTCATACCACCAAGGCCAATGTAGCAACGGCCCTGCAGATGGTTGCCTGGGGTGTTGAGGTCAATGACTATGGCAATGCCATTATTGACGATGCTGGTCACTTTAAAAAGATAGAGGGGGCAGGACTCTCTGAAGAACTTTGGGAGGAGATGGTTGCCTATGCTGATGCCGATGGTGTCAGTGCCGATAACTATAAGTGGCTCAATCTTCACTTTGAGAAGAAGATCATGGCCCAACCAAAGCCCATTCGGGAACGAATGATTAAGTTGGTAGCCGATTTTTCCTATGATCTGCTGACAAATGTATTCAATGCTGCTGGAACTGGTGCCATTGCCCGTAAGCTTCTGGTTGAAATGGATACCTATGATTTAGAGGCCAAGGCAGAGCAAATTGAAGATCCGGCAGAGTGGACCAAGGAAAAAATTATTGCCCGAGCCAAGACCCTGGTGGTCGATAAGGGACCGGAAGGGGATTTCGACGATTGA
- a CDS encoding GIY-YIG nuclease family protein, translated as MNCIQRPETDRPAWFVYIVQCADGTLYTGITTNIARRITEHNSSAKGARYTRSRRPVMLVYRETCRDRSEASKREYAIKQLSPTRKRTLVKASEKGFSAIYFPSYSIKGQ; from the coding sequence ATGAATTGCATCCAGAGGCCCGAGACCGACAGGCCTGCATGGTTTGTCTACATCGTTCAATGTGCTGATGGCACTCTTTATACCGGAATCACAACCAATATAGCAAGGCGTATTACTGAACACAATAGCTCCGCCAAGGGAGCCCGTTACACCAGATCCAGAAGACCAGTGATGCTAGTCTACAGGGAGACATGCAGGGATCGTTCTGAAGCCAGCAAACGGGAGTATGCAATCAAACAGCTCTCCCCCACCCGAAAAAGAACCCTGGTTAAGGCAAGCGAAAAAGGGTTTTCAGCAATATATTTCCCTAGTTATAGCATAAAAGGACAGTAG
- a CDS encoding sigma-54-dependent transcriptional regulator → MANILVVDDERSMREFFKILLHKEGYKAYTTANINEAREIFSQEPIDLIITDIRMPSGSGFDLLENIREENPHIPIILITAFTEPNDALRAMKNGAFDYISKPFNIEEIKSVVKSALQKSNCSAPRMVTSHFPEIIGESREMQKIFDIISRVAPTPANILIHGESGTGKELVARAIQQKSLVAQKAFIPITCSAIPEELMESELFGHVKGAFTGAITAKTGLFAEANGGTVFLDEIGELPLHIQIKLLRVLQEREIKPVGGNQIQSIQVRIIAATNRVLEEEIRAGRFREDLFYRLAVVPIRVPPLRERKSDIPLLAQHFLKKYSRLLGKKVQEISSYGLEVLMKYEFPGNVRELENIIERAVALESSNIILPENLNFSAPNILREERARDNSRGFQALSCEEELFDLGLENIMTRLEKNLLQHTLKKTNNSKIRAAELLQISFRSLRYKIKKYKIEPAE, encoded by the coding sequence ATGGCAAACATACTGGTAGTCGATGATGAACGGAGCATGCGTGAATTTTTCAAGATACTCCTCCATAAAGAGGGATATAAAGCCTATACCACAGCTAATATTAACGAGGCAAGGGAGATCTTTTCCCAAGAGCCAATCGATCTGATCATCACTGATATCCGCATGCCCAGCGGCAGTGGTTTTGATCTACTTGAAAACATCCGGGAAGAAAACCCTCACATTCCCATTATTCTCATTACCGCCTTCACCGAACCCAATGATGCCCTCCGGGCCATGAAGAATGGTGCCTTTGACTATATTAGCAAACCATTTAATATTGAAGAAATTAAGTCTGTAGTAAAATCTGCTCTACAAAAAAGCAACTGTTCTGCCCCCCGAATGGTCACCAGTCACTTTCCAGAAATTATTGGTGAAAGTCGGGAAATGCAGAAAATTTTCGATATAATAAGCCGAGTTGCCCCCACTCCGGCAAACATACTTATCCATGGAGAATCCGGGACGGGCAAAGAGCTCGTTGCCCGAGCTATCCAGCAAAAAAGTCTGGTTGCCCAAAAGGCCTTTATCCCCATCACCTGTAGTGCAATCCCCGAAGAGCTGATGGAGAGCGAACTCTTTGGCCATGTCAAGGGAGCCTTTACCGGTGCGATTACCGCCAAGACAGGCCTCTTTGCCGAGGCCAATGGTGGCACCGTATTTCTTGATGAAATAGGAGAACTCCCCCTTCACATCCAAATCAAATTGCTCCGGGTTTTACAAGAGAGAGAGATAAAGCCAGTGGGAGGCAATCAGATTCAGAGCATCCAGGTCCGGATCATTGCCGCCACCAACAGAGTTCTTGAAGAGGAGATAAGGGCCGGCCGCTTCCGGGAAGATCTCTTCTACCGTCTGGCCGTTGTTCCTATCCGAGTACCACCTCTTAGAGAACGTAAGAGTGATATTCCCCTTCTAGCTCAACACTTCCTTAAAAAATACTCACGCCTTCTGGGAAAGAAGGTCCAGGAAATATCATCCTATGGCCTGGAGGTTTTAATGAAGTATGAGTTCCCCGGCAATGTCCGGGAATTAGAAAATATCATAGAGAGGGCCGTTGCCCTGGAATCATCCAATATTATCCTCCCGGAAAATCTTAATTTTTCTGCCCCCAATATCCTGCGGGAAGAGAGAGCAAGAGATAATAGCAGAGGTTTCCAAGCCCTCTCCTGCGAAGAGGAGCTCTTTGACCTTGGTCTTGAAAATATCATGACCCGTCTGGAAAAAAATCTTCTCCAACATACCCTGAAGAAGACCAATAACTCTAAGATAAGGGCGGCAGAACTCCTGCAGATAAGCTTTCGTTCCCTGAGATATAAAATTAAAAAATATAAAATAGAACCAGCTGAATAG
- a CDS encoding NAD-dependent epimerase: MVIRKKVLVTGAAGFIGARLSGQLLAAGAEVVGLDNLNDYYDPQLKRDRMQTQAVGEGFTHLQLDIADRGAMEKLFSDHSFDAVVNLAAQAGVRYSLKNPHSYVDSNIVGFVNLLEGCRHSGVKHFVYASSSSVYGANTNMPFSVHDNVDHPVSLYAASKKANELMAHAYSHLYGLPTTGLRFFTVYGPWGRPDMAPFLFTKAILEGRAIDVFNNGDMERDFTYIDDIVEGVCRVIEKQPEANPDWSGQNPDPATSYCPYRVYNIGNNNKEKLLYFIELIEEALGKKAIKNFMPMQPGDVRATYANVDDLVRDFAYKPATSLRHGVQQFVAWFRDYYHL; the protein is encoded by the coding sequence ATGGTAATAAGAAAAAAGGTCTTGGTCACGGGGGCAGCAGGTTTTATTGGAGCGCGTCTTTCAGGTCAGTTACTTGCCGCCGGAGCCGAGGTGGTGGGGCTTGATAATCTTAACGATTACTATGATCCTCAACTCAAGCGTGACCGGATGCAGACCCAGGCCGTGGGGGAGGGCTTTACCCACTTGCAGCTGGATATTGCCGATCGGGGCGCCATGGAAAAACTCTTCAGTGACCACTCCTTTGATGCGGTGGTAAACCTTGCCGCCCAGGCGGGGGTGCGTTACTCCCTGAAAAATCCCCACTCCTATGTGGACAGTAATATTGTCGGCTTTGTTAACCTGCTTGAGGGATGCCGGCATAGCGGGGTGAAACACTTTGTCTATGCCTCTTCCAGTTCGGTCTACGGTGCCAATACCAATATGCCATTTTCGGTGCATGATAATGTTGATCATCCCGTCTCTCTCTATGCCGCCTCAAAGAAGGCCAATGAGCTGATGGCCCATGCCTATAGTCATCTCTACGGCCTGCCCACCACCGGTCTTCGCTTTTTTACCGTCTATGGCCCTTGGGGTCGACCTGATATGGCCCCATTCCTCTTTACCAAGGCGATTCTTGAGGGGAGAGCCATCGATGTCTTTAATAATGGTGATATGGAACGGGATTTTACCTATATTGATGATATTGTTGAAGGTGTCTGCCGGGTTATAGAGAAACAGCCGGAGGCAAACCCTGATTGGTCTGGCCAGAATCCAGATCCAGCCACCTCCTACTGCCCCTATAGGGTCTATAATATCGGTAATAACAATAAGGAGAAACTCCTCTACTTTATTGAGCTCATAGAGGAGGCCCTGGGGAAAAAGGCGATTAAGAATTTTATGCCTATGCAACCGGGCGATGTCCGGGCCACCTATGCCAATGTCGATGATCTGGTCCGTGATTTTGCCTATAAACCGGCCACCTCACTCCGGCACGGTGTTCAGCAGTTCGTAGCCTGGTTTCGCGACTACTATCACCTTTAG